One stretch of Schistocerca piceifrons isolate TAMUIC-IGC-003096 unplaced genomic scaffold, iqSchPice1.1 HiC_scaffold_2019, whole genome shotgun sequence DNA includes these proteins:
- the LOC124741853 gene encoding uncharacterized protein LOC124741853, which yields MAMRPLNDRELEEIVNASPDEGSLSEFEDHISNASESECSDDSYDSPQPIQNSVETFLSKNGNIEWQLHPPAQHGRLPASNIIKSTPGVTRYAVSRISDVKCSFEAVFHTALQNEIIEMTNIEGQRVYGEQWTDIDGSVFHAYLGLLLLAGVYRSHGESTKSLWDKDTGRNIFRATMSHETFCKISRVLRFDKKSTREERRRTDKLAAIRSIWENKTSYVLKAQIYTGKVSGAAPERNQGMRVVSDLTSELRGQNITCDNFFTSYNLGQLLLKRKLTMLGTIRKNKPELPHKMTNKEVHSSSFYFTNDTTVVNYIPKRHKNVVLMSTLHHDAEISDRADKKPKMILDYNSTKGAVDTLDQLLGTYTCKRKSNRWPMIVFYNILDVSAYNAYVLWISVDPNWNASKLTRRRIFLEELGKSLIKEHIASRTHFPRTEDSLRMVTSIQNPNDVGGVSESVTTRKSTKRARCKFCPSSNDNKTNMVCGKCSKHICKKHVTYLCPQCKQYWNRTTMSIAKTVPKFMFLKHFDMSGHIDPNSIYV from the exons atggcgatgagaccattgaatgatcgtgagttggaagaaatagtaaatgcctcaccagatgaaggatcactttctgagtttgaagatcacatcagcaatgcatctgaaagcgagtgttccgatgacagttacgacagtccacagcccatacaaaatagtgtagagacttttctttctaaaaatgggaatatagaatggcagttgcatccaccagcacaacatggtcgcctaccagcttcgaacatcatcaagagtaccccaggagttaccaggtatgcagtcagcagaatatctgatgtaaaatgttcatttgaagcagtatttcacacagcgcttcaaaatgaaataatagagatgacaaatattgaagggcagcgagtttatggtgaacagtggacagatattgatggttctgttttccatgcatacttaggactcttactcctagcgggtgtatatcgatctcatggggagtctacaaaaagtttgtgggataaagatactgggcgaaacatatttcgagcaaccatgtctcatgaaacattctgtaagatatcacgtgtcctgcgatttgacaagaaatctactagagaggaaagacgacgtactgacaaacttgccgcaattcgtagtatttgggagaa caaaacttcatacgtactgaaagcccaaatttatacaggaaaggtgagtggagcggcaccagaaagaaatcagggaatgagggtggtatctgatctcacttctgagttacgtggtcagaatatcacgtgtgacaacttttttacgtcgtacaatttggggcagctgcttctgaaaaggaaattgactatgttgggaactatacggaaaaataagccggagcttccacacaaaatgaccaacaaggaggtacacagctcttcattttacttcacaaatgacactactgtggttaattatattcctaagagacacaagaatgttgtacttatgagcactctccaccatgatgcggaaatcagtgacagggctgataagaagccaaaaatgattttggactataattcaaccaaaggtgctgtagacacgcttgatcagttattaggtacatatacatgcaaacgaaaaagtaataggtggccaatgatagttttctacaatattcttgatgtttctgcttataatgcatacgttttgtggatttcggttgaccctaattggaatgcaagcaaattgactagaaggagaatattcttggaggaacttggaaagtcactgataaaagaacatattgcatcaagaacgcatttcccaagaacagaagattctttgagaatggtcacaagcatccaaaacccgaatgatgtgggtggtgtgtcagaatcggtaacaacaagaaaatctacaaaacgtgcacgctgtaagttctgtccatcaagtaatgacaataaaacaaacatggtgtgtggaaaatgtagtaaacatatttgcaagaaacatgtaacctacttgtgtccacagtgcaagca gtactggaatagaacaacaatgtcgatagctaaaactgtaccaaaatttatgtttctaaagcattttgatatgtcgggtcatattgacccgaacagtatatatgtcaa